The DNA window CCAGATCCTCGGCTTCGCCTTCTGTGAGGCGCTCGCCCTCATCGGTCTGGTCATGCCGTTCGTCTACCCGTCCTCCTGATCACCGTCTGACGACCACTGTTTTCGACGGAAGGCATTGATGTGAATCCCCTGGCAGTCCTGGCGAGTGAGGGGGAGCTGGAAAGCCCGCTCCTGCCCCCGCTCCCAGAGCTCGTCATCGGCCTGATCGCCTTCGCCATCGTCTTCATCTTCCTCGGCAAGAAGCTCCTCCCGAAGATCAACTCGACTCTGGACGAGCGCCGCGAGGCCATCGAAGGCGGCATGGAGAAGGCCGAGGCCGCCCAGGCCGAGGCCCAGCAGGTGCTCGAGGACTACCGGGCCCAGCTCGCCGACGCCCGCCATGAGGCCGCCCGCTTGCGCCAGGAGGCGCAGGAGCAGGGTGCGTCGATGATCGTAGAGATGCGATCCGAGGGTGAGCGTCAGCGCGAGGAGATCATCGC is part of the Streptomyces roseifaciens genome and encodes:
- a CDS encoding F0F1 ATP synthase subunit B, which codes for MNPLAVLASEGELESPLLPPLPELVIGLIAFAIVFIFLGKKLLPKINSTLDERREAIEGGMEKAEAAQAEAQQVLEDYRAQLADARHEAARLRQEAQEQGASMIVEMRSEGERQREEIIAAGHAQIEADRKAASASLRQDVGKLAGDLAGRIVGESLADAARQSRTIDRFLDDLEAKAAAGATKAEANR